The nucleotide sequence CGCAGTTTGGCATGATCCTGCTCCTGGTATTGCTTGTTGACCGATTCCACTTCCGCAATTTTTTCTTTGGTCCAGCGGCTGGATTTGTGGATTTTGTGGTAAGGTGTATAGCGTAACCGTGGGACAGCACATAAATAGTTGCCCGGTTCCAGCTGATGTTTCTGTTGAAAAGCGGATGCCTTTTTGTCATCGGTCAGGTCAATCGCAAAGGTCGCGTCAGGGGCAAAATCCTGATGTGCTGACGTCACCTTGGCATCTTTGAGGTTCTTCAGTGAATGTGTTTCACGGGTGAAAATGAAATCGGCTCCCGAGAGCAGTTCATGCAGCTCGGGATTGATCTCGGAGACAGTGACACCGTAAATGCCATACGGTTTACCGGTCTGCTGTTTCCAGAATGCCAGTTCCCGCCGTGAGACCACACTGGGGCCTGAGCCATGCAGAAAGAAATCAGCCTTTTCAAATGCCTGTTGTAACTCCCGGGAATCCAGCTTCCCGTTCCGGTTCAGACGTCCTTTAACAATTTTCAGTTTAGGAAAACGTTTTTTAAGCATCGGTTCCACGCCGCGATCGACACTGTTGGGCCAGAGAATGATTTCAAATTCGGGCGCATACACTTCCAGAAGTTTTAAAATGCCGGGAGAGTGTCCGATATCACCGATATTAACGGTTTGCCAGCCTG is from Gimesia maris and encodes:
- a CDS encoding polysaccharide pyruvyl transferase family protein; translation: MNRTPVTRRHWLKQTLLQSMGLAAVGQLHLTSSLAAPSQSSQNPPVILLRSGWQTVNIGDIGHSPGILKLLEVYAPEFEIILWPNSVDRGVEPMLKKRFPKLKIVKGRLNRNGKLDSRELQQAFEKADFFLHGSGPSVVSRRELAFWKQQTGKPYGIYGVTVSEINPELHELLSGADFIFTRETHSLKNLKDAKVTSAHQDFAPDATFAIDLTDDKKASAFQQKHQLEPGNYLCAVPRLRYTPYHKIHKSSRWTKEKIAEVESVNKQYQEQDHAKLRAAIIEWVRTSGQKAVVCPEMTYQTEIINPLVIDPLPADVKSKVVAHDEYWLPDEAGSLYRDAAAVVSMECHSPIIACAFGTPGLYVRQPTDTIKGQMWYDIGLKDWTFEIDEVNEQQIAERVIQIYNEKSQADNKLQEVMQSIEKRQQNTMQILKQAVLKAHSS